The Lutibacter sp. Hel_I_33_5 genome has a window encoding:
- a CDS encoding DUF983 domain-containing protein yields MIRKGTRLYSLIKNKCPRCQNASFFKYSYTYNPKKVIKLHDNCSCCGQKYMLEPSFYYGAMYVNYGITVALFVLVFIISKVILQLSILNSFITVLTISFLLTPITLRLSRLIWINMFVNFDKNYKKQKISQTA; encoded by the coding sequence ATGATAAGAAAAGGAACAAGATTATACAGCCTTATAAAAAACAAATGTCCGCGTTGCCAAAACGCTTCTTTCTTTAAATATAGTTATACTTACAATCCTAAAAAAGTTATAAAGTTACATGATAATTGTTCTTGCTGTGGACAAAAATACATGCTAGAGCCTTCTTTTTATTATGGAGCAATGTATGTAAATTATGGAATTACGGTAGCTCTTTTTGTATTGGTTTTTATCATTTCTAAAGTAATTCTACAGCTATCTATATTAAATAGTTTTATTACCGTTCTCACCATATCATTTTTATTGACACCAATAACATTAAGGTTATCTAGATTAATTTGGATAAATATGTTTGTTAATTTTGACAAAAATTATAAAAAACAAAAAATTAGCCAAACCGCTTAA